Part of the Quercus robur chromosome 5, dhQueRobu3.1, whole genome shotgun sequence genome, ACATAtaaccccaaattttttttttttttttttaaatgcagaGTTTCTAATTGACAATAAAACCTGTCACAATAGACAATAAAAGTTTCTAATTGACAATACATTcacttgaaataaaacctgtcGTAATTCAGAATACAAAAAGAGAATCATAAGATTACAAATACATCTGAAATAAAACtagtcacaatttttttttttaagtttctaatTGACAATACATTCACCTTGAATAAAACATGTCATGATTCAGAATACAAAAAGAGAATCATATGACTGAAGATAcatcttaaaataaaacttgtctCAATTCAAACTACAAGAAGATGGTTCTATCCAccacaattaaaatattataaagcaaaaaatatttgcTTTCCAATGCATTCTCTTGGTCGCAAAACTTGTTTGAACATCAGCTTTCTTGGAATTGTTGTAATAAATcctacataaaaaaataataataaataaataaaatataatgagcacagttaaaaaaagaaaaaattcaatatattctAATTAAACAGTAAGTGGTCATATCATCCATGATGACTGGTTAGGATGTATATGCATAGTAAATGATGATAATGTAGAAGGATGCGTCACAGTTGGCAAAGAATCCTAAAGATGATTGACAAATACAAATtagaataaataacaaaatcatCCATTACAGAACAATTTatactaagtaaaaaaaaaaaatcaaatacatcaTATACCTATACAAAACTTGTGGAGTGCAATGTATTTGTTATGACTGACGGGTTCAACCTTGCTATCGAAGATTcctaattcaaaaaattaaaagttcatTTTGGAAAATATCATTAAAGATATGTATTATTGTGAAAttgaatatataataattaaataacctCAGTTTGACTTTGTTGATGCTCACTTCAGACCCAAAGGCGGGTGTTCCTTGCCTTAAAGCTCAAAAGGCATTAGAGGAGCACTCCTCACCTTGCCTTAGCACCTGGTGACCACCTCTCTTACATTTGACAACTCTGTTTACATTGGACGAAGCAAgcaatgataaaaaataaaaaatattaacaacaAAACTCTGTCAATTTGCGCATACCTAATGTGGCAACCTCAACTAGATAAAATGAAACTTGTTGGGGAGATGAGTCAATGACATAAATCAGAGTTGAGTATGCAATCAACAACACAtcgatattaaaaataaaaggtgagagaaaaaagaaagtaaagctCCCTATAGTCAAAACAGGGGATTGGGTTCTAGTCATATGTTTGGACAAGCCATGCCCAGCATTACATGTTAGGTCACCACAGATATGGTGCTAGCATGTCAATTTCCAATTTCAGTTCTGTCAAGTGAATTTTTGCTGCCTGAAAGCATTAAGAATTATATCATTAGCCTAAGTCAATAAAAATGGACCTGGTATGCACAGATACAACACCCCCTTCCTCTTACACATCATGTttgaatttggaaattattgGACAAGCTGCTACTTACTATTCTGTACATCTCTTTGTATCCAATCCattccaaattttgaatttccaaAAGTATCTACTTCGTTTCTTTCAAGAGTTATCTCCAAATTTATTTCAATAGTCGTGATCCAAACGTTTTCTCTCAACCAAGATTGCTTTGGTTGAACTCAACCATCTCTACTGCCAAACACCTAAAAATTGGTGGAAGCTTGCTAAGTATAACTGTCTGAAACTCTGAATGCACCCATTTCAAACATAGATATATATCAAAGGTGACAATTTCTGCCATTTTCAGTCTCAAGAAATGTCATAATGCACACTTTCGATATGTTTATATTAATTAACTAAATGATGGAATAGAAACAATTGGAAGCATATTTGGACAAATAGACTAAAGATTTCAACTGAGAGAGGAATCCAAAGATTCCAATCAACAAACAATTTGATGTATCATTcttaaatttatgtaataaaCTCCCAATTCCCAAACGATTTCAACTAGGCAATGCATGGACCACATTTTTGGGCCTTTTCATCAAACTAGGCTCCTTTGGTAACCTTGGAATTGGCTCCTCAGTTGTCACTTCTTCATCAATGATGCAAGATGAGTAGACTATCTTCTATGTGAAAATACCATGGAATCACTTAAGAATCTAATCAAATACACGGATACATGTACAAGAAATTTATGTCTGTATCCATTAAAACCGAAATCCATGAACTTCCAAGAAATTTAAGTATGTACAGGTGGGTGGCCTATCACTTAAGAATCtaatcaaaacccattaaaataccacacaaaaaaaaaaaaaaagaggcaaaatCCATATAAATCAACAAAACCTATACCAATATGAACAGATTGATATTCAaaaaataacccaaacccaTCAAAATTTCGAAACCTAAATATTGGGGAGATaactaatcaaacaataaaGGGGAAATCGGAACAAACCGCAGTATTTGGTGCGTGGGTGCCGGCTTAGATCGACGCCGCGGCGGCTCCATCGACGGGGAGGAGCTTCGTTGGTTAGAGGAGAGGAGGCGTTGCAACCGGAATCTGTTTTCTCCAGGGACAGAACGTGTTTGGTGATTTTGGTTTTGTTCGATCTACAATCTTGTGTGTTAGAGTGTACTGAGGCCTCATTGAATAGCTGACGTGGCAGCTCCTGATTGGTGGCGTAAATAACCCCTTTTCTCCCAGCTCCGTTTTCTCTTTGATAATTGGTTCACGCCGTATCAGATTAGATGCAGACCTTTTTCTTTCGGCACAATAATTTAGCACCCAGCCAAAACTACAATAAAaatactatcttttttttttttgaggaacataAAAATACTATCTTATTTacttaaaatcatattttgtctccctttttttttttttttttttttttggttaaaaccTATTTTATCTCGCTTTTAAACAAATAAGCTAGCCAAAGGCATGCCGGtcaaaaaaggattttttttttttaaaaaactactAGCCAAAGGCATGGTGATGATCTTATAGAAGTCGGCCTTATGAACAGCGGTTTCAGAGTGATTGAATAATATGATCGATATGGCACTAAACCACGGCAACCGAGAGGGAGTCCTGCGGTTAACTACAAAAACTGTCAaaaggaaattcaaaaccaaagggCACTCTCTATTCGCGGCGTTTCGTGCCACATTCTGCTTGATCAAATGTCAATTCAGTTTTTCCACTTCGTAATTGAATACAACTTTTTCACAttctcaaactctctctaaaCCTGTATGCTCTTTTCCTCTGTCCTCTCTATATGTTAATGCATTTATTTCAAGTTTTACTAACACTTCTCTAGACTTTAGGCATACATTAATGTTAACCTTTTTTTACAACCGATTTCACATTCATTCTGTTAGTCAATTATGAGGGATAGAGAAAAAATGACGGGTCCCTGAATGTTAGTACTTAATGGTGTCCATCACTCACAGTTGATCAACTTagcaattataaaatttgtagtgaaagacacaaaaaaataaaaaataaaaaaaaattttgacaagtGGGTCTTATCTTAATAACTTCATCTATTGTTCAAATGTTGAATTTTGCTTGTATATTTGGTAGTCGACTGAGTTATCAACCTTTGATATTGGCCCATGATTAGGAAATATCTGTTGTGACTTCCTCAAACTTATCAgggatttgttttttttctcatttcagATAGAATTGATGTCATAAAGTTGAGAAATAAATGCACCAATTGTTTTCGGGACTCAAAATGATGGGGTCATTTCTTTCAAGAGCACCTCTGTATGTAACAAAAAGTGATATGGGAATTCCCCATTTTCATCAGTTTTGCTTGTTTGTTATACAGGAAAGTTAACAACATTAACTTGTATTTGCAGGCTTGTTTTTGGCTATACCTATCCGGCTTATGAGTGTTTTAAAACTTTGGAGAAGAATAAGCCAGAGATGGAGCAACTTCTTTTTTGGTGCCAATACTGGTATGTATTTTCATGTTGTGCTACTATGATAGTATCTTAGGGTACAACTTATTTTAGTGCTAAAATGTGTCATCTTCTAATTTTGTAGGACTATAGTTGCTATGCTTACAGTCTTTGAGAGAATTGGGGATACTTTCATTTCatggtatgcaattttttaacACAACACCAATAAGTTGATTTTTCATATAGTCCTGttctcttttgcatttatttttggatttttgactttctttctttttttttttttttttggacaaggCTACCACTGTACAATGAAGCAAAGTTGGCAATCTTTATATATCTTTGGCATCCAAAAACAAAGGCACGCATTTGACATCTTGAACTTGCAGaactattttgtttaattaactTATACATCCCTAACAGTTTCTTTgacattataatttttaattgtttccaGGGAACTTCATATGTTTATAATTCTTTCTTCCAGCCTTATGTGGCTAAACATGAAGGGGAAATTGATCACACCTTATTGGAGTTGAGAGTTAAGGCTGGGGATATTGCAATTCTGTATTGGCAAAAGGCTGTGAGTTTTGGCCAAACAAGGTTTTTTGAGATTCTGCAGTATGTTTCTTCTCATTCAGCATCACAGCCTAAATCTGATAAGGTATCCATTGACAAGGAAAAGTAATATCTGCTCTAGGGATCAGAAATCATTTGTTTAGTGCATTCTACACTGTATTCTTCTGAtggtaattgttaaaattgtgATAAGAATGTTGATTACTCATTCTTTGGCCTTAAGCTAATTATGCAGAAACTATGTATACTTGATCCTTATACTTGATTAGTCTTTGCTGCCTTGATCTCTCTTTGAAGATTGAATCTTTGTAGAGAAAAAATGCTTGCAACTTTATGGAAGTTACGCATTGAGCTTGAAGTACAACTACTGCAAAGTTCTCCGGGTTACAGATACTATTGTGGTAAGATTTTGATTGGCAATATTTGTTGGCAATGTAAtctacaatatgatttgtatcCTTGTTCATTTGTGAAGAGAGAGCCAAATCTTGAAATTTCTAGATGATGTGTAATTTAGGGAAACTCACTGGAGTGGAACCAATTTCTGCTCAAGTGAAACAGTAAGGTTGCACATGGGAACTTCATTCTTGCTTGAGCAAATCATTTGATCAACCCGAAAGTTTTGCTTGCATCTTGCTCAAGTCTCACTCAAGCGAGATGGTCAgatattgtttttataaaacatGACTTGGTGAGCAAGATGCGCACAATTTCTTGAATATAGCAAGGCACATCTTACTCAGTAGGTAGGCAAGTCACTCTAGAAAACTCTGCAGAGCCTCCTtgcttctaagttctaacctCCCCTGGTTTGATCTTGATCTTGTGCTGGGCTTTGCATTCTCATGGCATACCTTTGATTAActtcaagttccaaattttatttaaactaaaaagTTCATTGCTTAACATTAGTGCTTGCATTGATATCTTGGAATTCATGTAGAAGAAGTGTAGAGGTTTTTGGAGTTCCAGTGGTGAACTCAATACTATTGTGTTAGTAGGGTCTAGTTATAAAGGTTTTGTGAGGGTCTGTAAAATCATTCATTATAATTAACTGCCTTATGGGGTTCAGTATCCCGGAGtggtgtattttttgttttttttttcactgaagAAGTTCTTTGGTTTTAAACTTTGTTACTAAATCTTCatgtttttatctttattgctgTGATAGATTTGGCACTGGATAGATTGTTTACttatgcataaaataaaaatatctagTTGATTGAATATTTATTGGTTAAGTTATAAGTGGGTCTAAATAAGATTTTTTATGAGTTCATGTTCACTTAATTAGTTGTGTTTTACTATCCTGAGTGTGATCCACTGATGCTTGAGCCCTAGCTGTCATGGATAAAGCATGGCCCATTAATGTCTAGACTTTGATGGCAATACTTATGCTTATTGTAAGGTTCACACAAGAATGTTCCCGAAATCTATAGATGAAAAGGTATGATTGTTTGTTGAAgagggttggaccaaaccttaAACTAGTGTAGGTGAGTGGTCTAAGGATGATTGACGTGAAAGCAATTGGAGTAGTAAAGGATTGAATGCCATTTTCATGTTTGTCTCACAAGAAgagtttgaaaatatatttatgtgtgAGAAAAGTAAAGTGGTTTGGGATCTCTTGGAAACAACTAATGAGGGAATTAAAACTGCGAAGAACTCAAAATTACAAATGTTAACATCTAGGTTATAAGAGATTAGGATGAAGCTTTTGTGAGTTCTACACCAAACTAAGTGACTGTTAATTCAAGCTTTAACCTAGGAGAATGAATCCCTGAGTCCAATATAGCTAGGAAAGTCATTAGATCTCTCCCTGCTAAGAGGTTCCATCCCAAAGTGGCTGTCATTGTGGAAGCAAGGATCTTGACACTGTTAAGATAGAAAACTTAGTTAGCTCACTTTAAACCTATGAATTCTCCTTCCCTCAGCCTAAGAAAAACAAGTCCATTACCTTAAAAACagtgaaggaagaagaaaatggtaCCTCAGATGAATAGTGGTTGAATGATGAGGATCTAGACGTATTTGTTAAGTAGTTCAGAAAGATTTACAAACCTAGGAAAATAGATAAAGAGAGCAAATAGCTACTTAGCCTTTTACTGCCTCCAGTAAGAGTTGTGAATAATCTAGTGAGAAGGAGGTTGATGATGAGGAAGGACTTAAGGTAGCCTATATTAATCTTTTTGAGGAATGTAATAGATATAATAAAATCTCAAAGCTTTCCCTTAAAGAGTTTGAATGAGATAGACCATGAAAAGGTCTAATTGGTTGAATCGGATGGAGCAAAGAGGTTGACTGGAAATGACAAGAAAATGCCTCTTTTAAAGAAAACTAAGAAATGTGGtgagaaaattgaaaactcTAAATCTCTGCTAAAGAAGTTCTTGAGGGAAAATTTGAATCAGTTATTTTGTTCTCAAAAGACTAGCTATGATACATTGGTGAGGGATTCTCTATCCCATCCATCTCACACTCCCCCTCAGGGACTAAAGGAAGAATGTCCTTCCAAACGCTGTGTATAATTCAGTTTATCCTAAATTGAATGAAAAAGGGTTTTGACAAACCAAGTTAAAGCCCTGACccaacaaattaaaatcaaagGAAGATCACTTATGTCTTGTGGTACATGCTCCACAGAAGGTCTTTTGAAGTTTATGTATGATGCCTTGATAGTGGAGGCTCTAGACACATGAATGGTGATAAATCCTTGTTGAAAGACACTGTACCAAATGATGGTAGAGGAGACACTGCTTCCTTTGGTGAGGGTGGTAAATCACATGTCCTTGGTGAAGTGACTGTTGATGTTCCTGTTCTATAGGTCCTAAATGATGTGCTATGCATTGATGGCCTTTAATAATACTTAATGAGCGTCAATCAAATATATTATGAAGAGCTCATTGTACAATTCTGCTAAAAGGAATATTCTGTTTATGATAAAAAGGAGAATATACAATTGGAGTTAGGATAGAAAGTTTGGCAGGGAGGAAGTACACCATGGTTGTTGTATATGATTTCACTAGGTACACTTAGGTGGTCGtgctgagaaaaaaaaatcaatggttTTCAACAAGCTAAGCCTTTGTGCAAAAAGCTCCAAAATGATCAATACAAtgcaatttttagtttttgaagcgatcatggaagaaaattttaaaattctagtTTGGAACTATTCTGCAACGAGTCTAGGAtccataataaaaatttactcCGATTACCCTATAATCAGAATGGTGTTCTAGAAAAGAAGAATTGGGTAATCCAAGATTGGTTGTCATAATACACAATAAGGATTTACCTGTTCACTTTTGGGGAAACATTATGAATACAATTTGTTATACTAATACAATTTGTGTAAAATTGACAAGATATCTTATcagttgtggaaaaaaaaaagtccacgATTAGGCTTTTATGCGTCTTTCGAGGCACATAAAAGCCCCAAACCAAGCCCCAACAACATGTTTTATACAACACTCAAGCCCCAAACCACAGTTTAGCCAGCATTCGCTTgacttatatattaatatatacacTAATGTATTTACTAAGGAGTATGCTGGCACCAAAGTAAACCTTTAAAGTACACTTAATTGGTCTTTGAGGTGGAACTAGCATCAGCACCTGACACTGCAGTAAATCCATTACCAGAACCCTGTCCATAATCAGATTCAGACACTGAGCCAGTTGCGCTGCCACCTGACTCTGACTCAGGACTAACATttgcttcttcctcttttgGTCTTATAGGTGACTTTTGAAAACTTTCtgtgaggttgaattgttctATCAAAAGCCAGGCGTGCGTAAGAAATTCCCCACCTTTTCTGAGTAGTTGAGCATGATTATTTCCTTGACAAAGAGTTGCAACATAAGCTAGGTTTTCTACCCAAAACTTAATATCTCCCACTTTCCATTCTTCTGATTTAGCTCTTTTGCTAGTTGAATTGCTGAAGGTAACAGAGATTCTATCGACAAATACTTTTGTTCTCTCGACAAATACTTTTGTTTCAGAAAGTCATTAGCTTTATATCCTGATATCATTTTTTCACAAACTTGGTCTTTAGGCAGTCCGGAGAGATTTCTCagaagaaaatatatttcaacATTTACGCGAGTGGATTCAAAACCGACTTTCGCATTTCCTGTTGAGAATGCAAGAGGACACATCGCAAGAATATACATCATGTAATCTGAAACATCCTTGCTCATCACTTTCCGACTTAAATTAGGCTCGTTCATACCACTATCTGTGTAAAAGCAGAGATCTGTGGCAATGTGCCAGATGATAATGCTTTGATAAGTTTCCACAGTTACAGTTCCATTTGTTATGTATTTGTCGTACTCTTCGGAAAACCCATTGCTGTTGGAACGTAGTTTTTCCCAGAACGTTTTGAACACCAAGTCTTTCAACTCAGCAGAGACCTGCTTATTGGTCCTATAGAAGAGCATCTCTAGTTCTCTATTTAGTCTTCGCAACATTTTATACTCTCTCAAGTTAGCAAAGAGTTTTGGGGTTCCATGGCCATCCTGAAGAGACTTATCTTTGAGGCACAAGCCAAGCAGATTGAGTTGACCCATTGAATTAGACCACTTTGTTTGCTAGTCAATTTTGCAAAACCATTTCTTATATGAGTAATATGTTCTGTTAACCATCCATTTGTATACTGTGGCCGATCGAAGGCATGCAGAGGCCAATCGGAGGCACACAGTAAAATGACAGCATATATCTCTATAAGAACAGCTCCAACCAAcaataaataagtaataatcAAATCTATCTGAGGGTGTTTGTGCCTTTTTTTATGAGGAaaagcacaaacacaaaaacgaTGGAAGTACAAGAGAAGAGACGGAAGAGGAAACCCCAAGCTGTGAAAAACAAAGGAGCCTTGGTGTAGTAAACATCATAAGCATATCCGAGTTCATCCTCAATCGTCCTCCAAGCGGTTTGAGAATTAGGAAAATTGGAGTAATATCCAAAATGACTAATAAAGATGTAGACCTTCTGATTTAAAAAGAGAGAtctaaacattttaaacaatagAAATGGATCCCTTAATTCGGCTCTAGTATTAACATGCTCATCCCATGAATACAGGGATGGATCTGTAAAATCAAACATGCCATGTCGATCTGACCATCCTAAACTCAATATAGACTTTGGATTATTTGCTGATTTCAAGACCCATGTCCTCTCGGCATACTTGATAAACCCAGCAAGAAACATTGGGATAGTTAAAAATGACAGCCAACTGACCTTCCAAGACAAGAGAAGGATGTAGAGTGCCACTCCTGATTGAACAACTAGTCCAAGCAAATGCCTTAACCACAATTCAGTGTCTTGCACTGCGTAAGCCGTAATTGTGTCCTGGCCGCCAAGGTGCAACAACAGAAACGATGCCCAGAATGCCATGAGCTCTTTCTGTACTTGGGAATCATTGCTATCGCAAGAATTTCGGTTTCTTTTATTATTGGAGATAACACCTAGTGCAACAGTTGCCACTGAATCAGCACCTAGGTACGCAAGCTAGAGAAAGACCCTTAACCAAGTTTTAACactatgggtctgtttggatagaacttattctgttgaaactgaaaactgaaaactgaaaatactgtagcaaaataatttttaaatgtgtaaatagtgctgtgggacctatttttaatgaaagttttgataaaaaatgaaatttgtgggttcgtgaacagtgcacggatgcactgttcacgaaaGACTTGTCAAAAGTTttggctactgttcatgtacagtacatgaacagtaactgCTGTTGGGTTAAAACGCgtgctccaaaataaaaaaaataaataaataaataaataaaaaataattaaaaaaaaaaaaaagaggaaaacgcAGCAAAGAAAACGCCGTATCCAAACTCCCTCAATAAATGAGCAAGAAAACCCAATTCTAGAGAGTTGAAGAATGTGACTCACTTAGAGGTCCTTCATATTTACAACTTAAAAGcagaacattaaaaaaaatatactaaaaccATGTACAAAGATTATATCAATAATGAATCTGCACTTGTTGGAGAACTCTTAATAATTTGTTTCTCATCACCTACTACAAGAAAACAAACCTATAATACATATGATATAAACCTGTAGTAGTAAATGATATAACTCCTGGTAAatgtatcttttttttcccccttttctttTAAGACTAAGTTTTTATTCTGGAGTTTGAAGAATTTGTTCAAGATCCACCCGAGCACAGGTTGGTTAGTGGAATCATACCTGAAACTGATATGTTAGAATTCTATCTTTACAACCCAAACAAGGCATGTGATAAAAGTATATCACATTTTAACCTGagcattttctgtttttattttttgaagctCATCTTGGGCACATATGAGCCTACATATAACAAACAACAATTCAAATAATGTTAGCATTTGAGGATTATTAATTTACCGATTTTTCATGTGGTATATCAATCTAATTACCTCCACTGCAACTCAGTTATTTCATGAAGTAACTCTTTTTCCCTATCATGGGATGCTTCAAGCTGCAATCAGACATGAACACTCTTCAGCTGAAGTAACATAGCAAAACTACACGAGCCATTCATGTAAAGCATCAGTACTAGGctccaaattacaaattaaacagCTGTatcaccaaaatcaaaacacaatctaATTATACAAATAGATTCTAGAAGCAAACTGATTGCATTTGCATAAGAATATTACTGAGTATATAGAGGTTGGTCATGTATACCAAGGGCTGAATATGAGACACAGGCATGATCAGGGTGGTTAAACCAAACACATCTTAAACACACAGCATCTGGCTGGGAATAAAATGATTCAGGTTTATGTAAGGGCAGCAGTGCCCCTGATTTAAGATGGCGCTTAAATTAAAAGATAAGAATCAATATaggtgggaaaaaaattttaattgaggCTTTATGACAAGAATGGTTAGTTTATATTGAACATAAGGGTTAGATAATATTATGTTTATGAAGGGGTTTACAGGCTGAAACCTATTGAGGGGTTTTAGGGGCTACAAACTATAGTCCAAAGTTCTAACTCTAAGTATCAAGGAAGTTTCATATATGGAATGCGAAGAGGGTATTAAACTATTAATCGTTTGGAAAGGGTCTCTTTATACAATGCTGAGAAGATATAACAGGTTGGATGCTAAGGACATCTCTTCATACTTTGCTCAGGTTTATTGGTTTCCAATCTCTTTGGAAGAGTATTTCAACTACTAAAGTTCCTGGGAAAGTTGTTTTTTTCCATTTGGACAGGTGAATAGGGTCTCATCAAAAGAGGGATCACTCTAGTGAATTGGTGTTATCTGATCACTTGTTGCTATATTGCACAACTGCAAAACAGTTGTGGTGGATAGCATTTTTAGTTGTTTTGGAGTTCATTGGATTTTGGTTGGAGAaggttttttaagtttttggatGTTGGATAGGAATGTTTATATGCCATAAAAGTAGAGATATTTGAAATGTTATATGGCACTGCATTAAGTGGGATATATGGATAAAACAGACTAACTGGACCTTCAATTGTGTGGATCTTCCTATGAATGTCCTAAAATCCATTTTCAACAATCATTCTATGATTGGGTGCTGCATGTGTGAGTAACCATTTCTCCATTTTCTTGAGTTTCACTGATCTTTGAATGTATAATCTCTAGGATAACCCTAATGGCAACATGTGCACACGCACGCGCACACACacgtatatgtatatatatcaaGGGTTTTCAACAAGGCCTTTTAAGTAAAGGTGATTCTTATCCATCATGGATGTGAAGTAGGTTTTCaaactaaattttagtttttattcaTATCCTTTTTTCCAGTTTATAAGCTGTTGCAACAGGACCTATAGTAGGTTGCTATGTTACAAAATCATTCTTAGCTACATTGGAATGAATTCTACCAAGATTTTTCACCTTAATTCAATCAGTTTTTATTCATTTGTTCGTCATCATATTCAGTTGCTTCTTTTTTATCAAACCTTTGAAAGATCACATGAATATAACATATTTGACTAAATACTACACTTGCCGGCCtgcccaaaaacaaaaaaaagaaaactaaattgCACCTTGCATTTTATACTTTTGGCTAATctaatttcaatgtttttttacTTGAAGCATGTTCCCATGTGATGCTCCTACACACtagtttgaacttttttttgtttgcaagTCTGTAAGTTGCAACTCAGGAATCTGGAAAGAAATTTTGCCACCAGATAAAACTTTGGCTGTCATTAAATAATGGCAATTTTAACACAACCATGGAAAATTTTTCCTCACCATTAAACACTACAGAAATCAACTCAAGAGCATAATCGTATGTAACAAGAACCAGGCCTTTATATTTTTACACTCCATTTGTTTTGGCAGAAAACGGTTTTTGAACTAGGCTTTCTA contains:
- the LOC126727451 gene encoding HVA22-like protein i, giving the protein MHQLFSGLKMMGSFLSRAPLLVFGYTYPAYECFKTLEKNKPEMEQLLFWCQYWTIVAMLTVFERIGDTFISWLPLYNEAKLAIFIYLWHPKTKGTSYVYNSFFQPYVAKHEGEIDHTLLELRVKAGDIAILYWQKAVSFGQTRFFEILQYVSSHSASQPKSDKVSIDKEK
- the LOC126727450 gene encoding uncharacterized protein LOC126727450, with amino-acid sequence MGQLNLLGLCLKDKSLQDGHGTPKLFANLREYKMLRRLNRELEMLFYRTNKQVSAELKDLVFKTFWEKLRSNSNGFSEEYDKYITNGTVTVETYQSIIIWHIATDLCFYTDSGMNEPNLSRKVMSKDVSDYMMYILAMCPLAFSTGNAKVGFESTRVNVEIYFLLRNLSGLPKDQVCEKMISGYKANDFLKQKYLSREQKYLSIESLLPSAIQLAKELNQKNGKWEILSFG